The proteins below come from a single Streptococcus porcinus genomic window:
- the ktrA gene encoding potassium uptake transporter gating subunit KtrA, translating to MKRKTIGVLGLGIFGRTVARQLSQFDQDVIAIDKSEANVNEIGNLVTKAAVGDMTDNDFLLAVGIDQCDTVVIATGNNLEASVLAIMHCKKLEVPAIIAKAKNKIHEEVLYGIGATNVITPERDSGKRVASNILKCHIESIIYLEHGISMINFAIPESWVGKTLTELDVRQKYELNIIGTRHEKESSLDPNVNPTAPLEPNTILVAIANNHTFEKFDYLGYLK from the coding sequence ATGAAACGTAAAACTATAGGTGTATTAGGCTTAGGCATTTTTGGGAGAACAGTAGCTAGACAGTTGAGTCAGTTTGATCAAGACGTGATTGCTATTGATAAAAGTGAGGCCAATGTTAATGAAATTGGCAATCTTGTCACAAAGGCCGCTGTCGGTGATATGACCGATAATGATTTTTTATTAGCCGTTGGAATTGACCAATGTGACACTGTCGTTATTGCCACGGGAAATAATCTTGAAGCGTCAGTTCTAGCAATTATGCATTGTAAAAAACTTGAAGTTCCTGCTATTATTGCGAAAGCCAAAAATAAAATCCATGAGGAAGTCCTCTATGGTATCGGTGCGACAAATGTTATCACTCCTGAACGTGACTCTGGTAAAAGAGTTGCCTCAAACATTCTAAAATGTCATATCGAAAGCATTATCTACCTCGAGCATGGTATTTCAATGATAAATTTTGCTATCCCCGAATCCTGGGTGGGAAAAACCTTAACGGAGTTAGATGTTAGACAAAAGTATGAATTGAACATTATTGGCACTAGACACGAGAAAGAAAGTTCCTTAGATCCAAATGTTAATCCTACTGCTCCGCTTGAGCCAAATACTATCCTCGTTGCAATTGCCAATAATCATACTTTTGAAAAATTTGATTACCTTGGTTACTTAAAATAA
- a CDS encoding methionine ABC transporter permease has translation MSSIIQTYLPNVYQLGWSGDAGWGLAIWNTIYMTIVPFIVGGSIGLFLGLLLVLMGPGGVIENKAVSWILDKVTSIFRAIPFIILIAILASFTYLVMGTILGANAALVPLTFATFPFFARQVQVVFSELDKGVIEAAQASGATFWDIVRVYLSEGLPDLIRVSTVTLISLVGETAMAGAIGAGGLGNVAISYGYNRFNNDVTWVATLLILFLIFSIQFTGDRLTRYFSHK, from the coding sequence ATGTCAAGTATCATTCAAACTTATTTACCAAATGTTTATCAACTAGGCTGGTCTGGTGATGCTGGCTGGGGCCTAGCGATTTGGAATACCATCTACATGACTATTGTCCCATTCATTGTTGGAGGGAGTATTGGGCTCTTTTTAGGACTTCTCTTAGTTTTAATGGGGCCAGGCGGTGTGATTGAAAATAAGGCAGTTTCCTGGATTTTGGATAAAGTGACATCTATTTTTCGAGCGATTCCTTTTATTATATTAATTGCTATCTTAGCAAGCTTCACTTATTTGGTAATGGGAACAATTCTTGGTGCTAATGCAGCACTTGTTCCTTTAACTTTTGCGACATTTCCGTTTTTTGCTCGTCAAGTTCAAGTTGTCTTTTCAGAACTTGATAAGGGAGTTATTGAAGCAGCACAGGCTTCAGGAGCAACTTTTTGGGATATTGTTCGTGTTTATCTTAGTGAGGGATTACCAGATTTGATTCGTGTTTCGACGGTGACTTTAATTTCACTGGTTGGAGAGACAGCAATGGCGGGAGCTATTGGAGCTGGTGGTCTGGGAAATGTTGCTATTTCTTATGGATATAATAGATTCAATAATGATGTGACTTGGGTAGCGACGTTACTGATACTATTTCTTATTTTTAGTATACAATTCACTGGCGATCGTCTAACAAGATATTTTAGTCATAAGTAA